CAGCAGTCCCATGACTGACGTCGACGCGGCGATCAGAATGGACGCGTACCGCTCGTACCGGTAAATTTTGCGTATCTGTTCGGCGAACGCCGGATCGCCTTTGGCGAACAGCTGCACGAGCGGCGTTTGGAAAACGCTCATCAGGATAAAACAGACGCAGGCGAACAGCATGTTGATGCAGAACGTTTTTCTGAAAATTTGCAGCGCGCGATCGATATTCCGATTTCCCAAATTCTGGCTGATGAGCGTCGCTTCCGCTTCCTGAAATCCGGTCGGCGGATTGGTGGCGAGTCCGCCGATTCTGTTCGACACGCCGAGTGCGCCGACGGTCAAGCTGCCGTACGACGCGCTCATCGAATTGACGATGACTTTACCGAACGCAAACACGAATTTTTCAAGGAATACCGGTACGGACAGTTTTAAGATAGGCAGGATCGTACTCCGTTTAAAACTGCATAAACGGAACGATATTCTGAACGGATTTTTTTTAGAGCGCAGTCTGCGGACGGCTGCGGCGGTAACGACCGAATTCGCGATCAGCGTCGCCGTCGGCAATAGCAACATACCGCCCTTGAAGCCGTATATGAAAACGACGTTCAGCAGCGTTTTGAGTACCAGTACGAGCGTGTTGTACACCATGATCGCTTTGGTATTTCCGCGGGATTTTTCGATTGCAAAATAGATCGTATTGACGAACACGCTGATAAGGCCCGATACTTCTATGATCAGATACGCCGTTCCTCCGGCAATCAGATCTTCGGGCATCCGCAGCAGCGCGAGCAGCGGGTACGCGAACGGCACGATCAGGGCGAGCACCGCGCCGCCGCCGATTATCGCGAGAAAAAAGAGCGTGCTGATTTGTTTGCGGACTTCGTCCATATCGCCGGCACCGTAACAGCGGGCGATGATGATTCCTCCGCCGAGCGCAAGCCCCGAACCGATTGCCGCGAGCATCGTCTGTATCTGGCTGATGAAGGAAACGGTGGACACGACGTCGGCGCTCAAATGCGCCGCGATCAGCGTGTCTGCGAACTGGAAAATCTGGCTGAGGCTGTTGTAAAAAACGAGCGGCAGTGCGACGGCAAAAATGACGCGCCACTGATTCCCGCATAGGATATCCGTGCGGCGCTGCGATTCTTTTGCGTCAATCGTGTATTTCATGCGTACAGTGTATGCGGAAAATATGAAAAAATCCGTACACTATTTGTTATTTCTATGATATTATGTGCATATATTGATATATCCGGCGGCACATGGAGCGAATATGAGCGGGCAGGTGGGCGGGAGGTGCGTAATGCGGAGCGGAACGGAAGCGGACGGGGATTATCGGCTGGAAGAAACGGGGGCCGGATTTTCGTTTATCCGAAAAACACGGGCAAAAACGAATCCGGTGCGGCATTTTCACGATTGGTGGGAGATTCTGTTTATCGATTCGGGCGAACGGACGTTTTTTTACGGAAGCCGGACGTTTCACATCGGTGCGGGTACGTTTCTGTGCATCCGTCCCGGAACGCTGCACCGCGCGCTGAATCCGCCGGACGAGGTGTGCAGTCTGTACAACGTGTACTTTTCCAACGCGGATTCCGCTCCGTTCCGGTTGCTCGAACCGCTGCTGGAAGCGTGCGCGGCGGAACCCGTTTTTCCGCTGCCGTCCGCGGCTGCCGAACTGATTGCGGCGCAGTTTGCGGAAATCGGCCGGGAATTACGGGAGCACCGTCTCGGGGCCGTCCAGAAATCGTGGGGACTGCTGTACGGCTGCCTAGCCGACGCCGCGCGCGCCGCCGCCGATTATCGCGCGGGAAGCGGTGCGGTCGGCCGGCTGTATCCGCAGGACGATATGAACAAAACGGCGGCTCGTATCATCGATTACCTGAACGTTTCGTTCCGCGAGCCCGTGTCGCTGCAAACTGCGGCGGCCCGCTTCGGTTTGAGCGAATGCCACATCGCCCGGTTATTGCGTAAAGAAACCCGTTTTTCCTTCGTGGAGTACGTACACAGTCTGCGCGTAACCGAAGCGTGCCGGCTTTTGACGACTACCGCCAAAAACTGTACCGAAATCGCCGACGCGTGCGGGTTCGGCAGTATCACGCAGTTCGGCAGGGTTTTTCGGAAACATACCGGCTGCGCGCCGCGTGAGTACCGTGCTGCCCGGAAAAACGGGCGGTAGCGGAAGTCCTTGTTCGCCGCTGTCCGGTTTTACCGCCGCGTGGTGAATTATAAGCGGCACGCGTACGTTGCCGCTGAATTCCATGCTTGCATTTATTGCATAAATATGCAATAATTCGTATATTATTACGCTTTATGTTTAAAGAGGCTTTTTATGTCAAAGTTACGCGGCGCGTTTACCGCGCTTGTTACCCCCATGTTCGCCGACGGCTCTCTCGATTATGACGGTTTCCGTAATCTGGTGCGCTATCAGCTTGACAACGGTATCACCGGATTGCTTCCGCTCGGAACGACCGGCGAAACTCCCACGCTTGAAGCGGTCGGTGAAGAAGAAAAAATCATCGATATCGCTGTTGAAGAAGTAACCTCTTATAAACAGAAACAGAAACGTGATATACCGCTGATAGTGGGTGCCGGCAGCAACAATACTGCCGAAGCGATCCGGTACGTGCAGCGCGCGAAAGACAAGGGCGCCGATTACGCGCTCGTCGTTACGCCGTATTACAACAAACCGTCGGACGAGGGCGTTTTCCGGCATTTTGAAGCGGTTTCAAAAATCGGTATTCCGATCATCGTCTACAATATAATGGGGCGGACCGGCAAAAACATTTCGACGCCGCTTTTGATGCGGATTGCGGATCTGCCGAATATTGCCGGCGTCAAGGAAGCGTCGGGCGATATCAATCAGATGATGGAAGTTATCGCCAAAATTTCCCGTAAAAAGAGCGATTTTTGCGTACTTTCCGGAGACGACGGCCTGACGCTGCCATTGATCGCGGCGGGCGGCGACGGTATCATTTCCGTCGTCTCGAACGTGGCTCCGGCGTTGATTTCAAAGTTGACCGCCGCCGCGCTTGCCGGCGACTTGGATACCGCCCGCGATATTCATTACCGGCTGCTGCCGTTTTTTAAAGCGGCGTTCTGCGACGGTAATCCCACGTCCGTCAAATACGCAATGAACGTAAAAGGGCTGCCTGCCGGCGGCGTACGGCTGCCGCTGGTTGAAGTAAGCGACGGCGCAAAAAAAACGATTGAAGCGGCGCTTGCCGAATGCGGATTATAGGAGAATAATGATGTGTGCACATAAAATAGCTGTCGGTGTGTTGGGTGCTACCGGAATGGTCGGTCAGCGATATATTTATCTTCTGAAGGATCATCCCTGGTTTGAAGTGACGTACGTTGCCGCCTCTCCGCGTTCTGCCGGAAAAAAATACCGCGAAGCGGTCGAATCCCGCTGGCTTATCGGAAGCGACGTACCCGCCGGCGTTGCGGATTTGGTCGTTCAGGATGCGAACGACGCGAAACTCGCGCTCGGCGCCTGTAAATTCGTTTTCAGCGCGCTCGAAATGGATAAAGACGCGATCAAGGCGCTTGAAGCCGCGTACGCCGCCGAAGGTATTCCCGTCGTGTCGAACGCGAGCGCGAATCGCTGGACGGACGACGTTCCCATGCTGATTCCCGAAATCAATCCGCACCATTTGTCCGTAATCGCCGAACAGAAAAAGCATCGCGGCTGGGACAAAGGTTTTATTGCGGTTAAACCGAACTGTTCGCTCCAGTCGTACATGATGCCGATTTTCGCCTTGCAGCAGGCGGGGTATCCGGTCAAACGCATGATCGTGACGACGCTGCAGGCTACCAGCGGCGCAGGTTATCCGGGGGTTCCCTCGTTCGATATGATCGACAACATCGTGCCGTATATCGGCGGCGAAGAAGAAAAAACCGAGCGCGAAGTGCTCAAAATCCTCGGAACGGTTAAAGACGGTAAAATCGAAAACGCCGCCGGCCCGCTGGTTGCGGCTCACTGTAACCGCGTTCCCGTTATCGACGGACACACGGCGTGCGTAAGCCTTGAATTCGATCTGCCCGAAAATAAAAAGCCGTCTCTTGAAGAAATAGAACGGGTCTGGACGGCGTTTACGGCGCTGCCGCAGGAGCTGGCGCTGCCGTCCGCTCCGGTGCAGCCGATTATCGTCCGCCATGAACCTAATCGGCCGCAGCCCCGGCGCGACCGTGAAAACGATAAAGGCATGGCCGTAACGATCGGCCGCCTGCGCACGTGTCCGGTGTTCGATATCCGTTTCGTCGCGCTCAGTCATAATACGAAGCGCGGCGCCGCGCTCGGTGGTATTTTGAACGCCGAACTGCTGAAAGCGAAAGGGTTTTTCGACGCACTGTAAAATTCCGCATCGACGTATTTGGATTTGAAAGGGGTAGCTATGACGGAAAAGACGTTTCCGCTGAATCACGAACAATTGGAAGCCGCCGCGCGGCGTTTCGGTACGCCGTTTTACATCTACGACGAGCGTGCCATCCGTGAAAACATGCGCCGGTTTACGAAAGCATTCGGTATTTTTCCTTCTTTTAAGGAATATTTTGCGGTGAAGGCGTGTCCGAATCCGTATATATTGAAGATTTTGGCAAGTGAAGGCGCCGGTGCGGATTGTTCCAGTCTGCCCGAACTGATTCTGGCTGAAAAAGCCGGAATGTCAGGTGAAAACGTCATGTTTACGTCGAACGAAACGCCTGAAAAAGAATATATTTACGCGAATCTGAAAGGAAACGTCATCAATTTGGACGATATTTCCCATATTGCTTACTTGGAAAAAGCGCTGGGCGCGCTGCCCGAACTGCTGTGCTTCCGGTACAATCCGGGGCCGCTGAAAGAAGGCAACGCGCTTATCGGCAAACCCGAAGAAGCAAAATACGGTCTGACGCGCGAACAGATTTTTGAAGCGTACCGCGTCTGCAAAAACAAGGGCGTTAAACGGTTCGGCCTGCACACGATGGTCGCGTCGAACGAGCTGAATCCCGATTATTTCGTTGAAACGGCGGAACTGCTGTTTACGCTCGCGGCGGAACTGAAACGGAAAGAAGGCGTCCGCATCGAGTTCGTCGATTTGGGCGGAGGAATCGGTATTCCGTACCGGCCCGGACAGAAAGCGGTCGATTACGAATACGTCGCGCAGCGTATCCGCGCTGCGTACGACGAAATCATCGTTCCGGCGGGGCTTGATCCGCTGGCCGTCGCGTGGGAATGCGGCCGCCCGATAACCGGGCCGTACGGCTGGCTGGTAACGCGCGCGCTGCATGAAAAACACATTTACCGCGACTACGTCGGCGTCGACGCGAGTATGGCCGACTTGATGCGTCCGGGTATGTACGGCGCGTACCACGAAGTAACCGTCAGCGGCAAGGAAAACGCCGCGCGCGACCGTGTGTACGACGTCGTCGGTTCCCTGTGCGAAAACTGCGATAAATTCGCCGTACAGCGCGAATTGCCCGAAATCGTTCCCGGCGATCTGCTGATCATTCACGACGCCGGTGCGCACGGCCGCGCGATGGGCTTCAACTACAACGCGAAACTGCGCTGCGGCGAACTGCTGCTGCGAACCGACGGTTCGATCGTCCAAATCCGCCGCAACGAAACGGTGGACGATTATTTTGCAACGCTCGACTTTGCGGGGCTCGGCGCTTTTACGGTCTGAAATTTGAGGACATCGGCACCGTAAAACGAAAACGTATCGAGCAGTTCCCGTTCCGTCTTTTTCATGGTACGTTCGTTCGGTATCCACGGATACAGAGTACGGAACGTATCCGGTATGTGTCCGTTTAAAGAATCATAGGCGGCAAAAAATGCGTACGCATCAACCGGAACGGTCCGTGATTCAATCGTTTCAATTCCGGTTATCAAATAGCGGTCTTTTATAAAGGAAACTGCTACTCGATCCGTATTTTTGACAATTTTCAGCGGATAGTTGTCCGGCGTCGGTTCGTCGTCGTTTTCGGTAAGTCCTTGAAAGAAATAAAATGAAACGGTAAATGTCTGTATCTCCGATTCGGCGGGAGAATTGCCGCTTATGGACAGCTGGGAAATGCCGAAAACACTTTTTGTAAACGGATTTTTCAGAAGCAGCCATTCGGCAGGAGAATAGAATTCAGTTTTTAAATCGGCGGCTGCGCGGCAAAAAATACGGGCTTTTTCAGTCATAAACAGGGACGTAACAAGCGTGTTATAGTTTGCCGCGGCGGAGCCTGCTTCGGTGTGTTCCGTTTTTTCTAAAAACTGATCCATTTTGAATTGCTCCAGCGTGTTCATGCATGTGTAATAAGTCTGTACCACTTCTTGCGCGCTCATGGCGAGGGTGGAAGGGCGGTGTGCCTTATCGGAAGATATCATCGCGCCGATTGCAGCCGTAATAACGATAAAAACCACGGCAATTCGGATTGCAGCGGTATGGTTTTTCAGAAACCGGCGGCGGCGTATGCGTTTCTGCTGCTTTTTACCGTATGTATTCTTTTTTTGAATGAAGGATTCAAGTTCAGCAGTCGTTTCCATTCGGGCATTTTGCACGCACGCTTCATAGCGCACAGGCAGTTCCGCGGCAAATGCGGCAAAAGTCGTTTTTACCGGCAGGAGCAACGCTTTCTGTATCGTACGCGCAAGCGCCGCATCGCAATGATATTCGGTGTATTCAAGCGGCAAAAAGTTTGCATCTGCCATATCGTTTACCAGTGCGTCAAAATCGTTGCCGTGCGTTACGAAAGGCGGCGTCCCGGTTATAATCGTATAACTGAGTGCGGCACACATATACGCATACGCTTTGTCTGCTTTTTTTGTCAACGAAGGATGAATCCACTGATTATAGTGCGTAATGGAAAAGCAGTGTTCGCAAAACGGACCCGGTAAAAACAAAAACGCATCCTGCGACACGAGAATTCCTGCGGGACCGCTTACCGGCATTATGATTTCGGGGTGCTGCCGTTCTGCTTGGCAAAGAATCTCGCACAATACCGTTAACACACGCCACGCTTCTGTTTTAGCGGCAGTGTTTCGTGCTTCCAGTACCGTATCGTATAAAGAACGATACGGAAGAGCGGTAAAATCTTCAGCGTAAAAAGATATGAAAGAGTTGGTCTCTTTGGTGCCGGTAAATCTCCATGGTTTAAACGTGTACGTACCGTGTCCGGAAATCGTTACGCATATGCCTTCTTCTGTAAGATACTGCGCGTATTTTGCCCGTGCGAAAACGTTTTCTGTCAGCCCGGTGTCGAATACTACCACGACTGCAAACTCAAATTAAAAAAGCGGCGCATTCTTAAACTCGTTCATAATCAATTTATATGCAACGGAACCTTTTTTCGGGATAGACGGAAGCTTGTCCCGCGAAAACCAGCACAGTTCCTGAATTTCACTCGCTTCGGGAACGAGTTCGCCGCTTTTCCAGTCTGCGGTAAACGCGAGCATCAGCTGATCGGGAAACGGCCAGCTCTGGCTCGCGACGTAGGTGATGTTGGCGATTTTGATGCCCGCTTCTTCCCGGACTTCGCGCGCGACGCACTGTTCAAGATTTTCACCGTGTTCCACGTAGCCTGCCAGACAGGTAAAAATATCGGTATTGCGCTGCTTGTGGCGCGCAAGCAGTATTTTATCGTCCTTGCTCACCAGTACGATCATTGCAGGCGATAGGGACGGAAAATACGTTCTGCCGCATAGTATGCACGTCCGCGCGGTCTCGGCCGGATCGTCGTGCAGCGGTCCGCCGCATTTGCTGCAGAAACGGGCTTTCGTACGCCAATTAAGCAGTCCGAGTGCCCGGCTCGCACAAGCGGAAGCCGGGTGCTGTTCGGCAAATAAAGCACGCAGCGGCGCCCATACGTATCCGGCCGGTTCCGGTGCCGAATCTTCCAAAAGCAATGCGGTATATTGATAATCCGGTTCAGAAAACCAGTCTGAAGCCAGCTGATATTCAAGACACTTTTGACCGGCATCTGCGTCGGGCAAAATCAGTTCGTTTGTATCAGCAACCAGGATGTGATTCCCTCTGAAAATAAACGTGTAGCCGTTTTGATTCTCCTGCGTTGTCATATATTTAATATATCATGTGTTTTGTGAACTGGCAAATGTTTTCTGCTTGAAACAAGTACCTGTTTGTGATATAGTATTTTATCGACGGCTCATATAATTTCATGATGACGGTTTGACTTCTCCTTTCTTGAGAACCTCCTCAGTCAATCCGGGGTATGAAAGTTTCTACCGGCCACCCGAAACGGCTGACTATGGGTTCCGTTTTTCTTTGGTATACGCATGCCGTTATATACCGGAGCCGCCGATCTATTATATGGTGAATGAGGCGGAGGTATAATGAAAGCTGCCATTTTTTTCGGATCAAAATCAGACACAGATACTATGAAAAAAGCCGCTGCGGTGCTGCGCGATTTCGGCGTGGAGTATTCGGCGTACGTATTGTCCGCGCACCGTTCCGGCGATTTGCTGAAACGGACGGTTTCGCAGGTTGAAGCGGACGGAACCGAAGTTATCATCGCGGGAGCGGGACTTGCCGCGCATCTTCCCGGCGTTATCGCGTCTATGACGGTGCTGCCGGTTATCGGCGTACCGCTCGAATGCGTTACGCCCGGCTCGAACGGATTTGCCGGAATGGACGCGCTGCTTTCCATCGTACAGATGCCCAAGCAGATTCCCGTCGCGACGGTGGGCGTTAATAACGCGGCGAACGCAGCCTACCTTGCGGTAGAAATTCTTGCGGTGAAATATCCCGAACTTCGCGCGAAGCTTGCGGATTTCCGTACAAAACTTGCACATGATGCCGCCGAGAACGGCGGCTTAGGAGTAACGTTATGAGTATTGAAGTGAACGGCATTGTCAAACAGGACCAGTTGTATGAAGGCAAAGCGAAAAAAGTCTTCGCTACGAACGATCCCGATCTGGTCATTATGGAATACAAGGATTCCGCGACGGCTTTTAACGGTGAAAAAAAAGGCACCATCGACGAAAAAGGCGTGCTGAATAATACGATTGCGGCGGCTCTTTTTGAAATGCTCAACGCGAAAGGAATTCCCACACATTTTATTACGAAACTGAACGATCGCGAAGTTTTGTGCAAAAAGGTGAGCATTGTTCCGCTTGAAGTTATCGTACGCAACGTCGCCGCGGGTTCTTTCAGCAAAAGACTCGGCGTACCCGAAGGTTCCGCGCTCAAAACGACCGTTTTTGAAATTTCCTATAAGGACGATGCGCTCGGTGATCCGCTGATCAACGATTATCACGCCGTCGCGATAGGAGCGGCGACCTGGGACGAACTGAAAGTCATTTACGATTTGACCGCCAAAATCAACGACATACTGAAAGCGTTCTTTTTGAGCTGCGGTGTAAAGCTGATCGATTTCAAACTGGAATTCGGCAAAGATTCAAAAGGAACCATTATTCTTGCCGATGAAATTTCGCCCGATACCTGTCGGTTCTGGGATGCAAAAACGAACGAAAAACTGGACAAAGACCGCTTCCGCCGTGATCTGGGAAACGTCAAAGAAGCGTACGTTGAAATGCTGAACCGTATTACCGGAAAAAAATAATAGGCGGATCGTGATGCAGTATAACGCACCTGATGAAATTTTGGATACCGACGAAGACAAGTTGCGTGAAGAATGCGGTGTCGTCGGTATTTATCTGAATAAGAAAGATCAGTCCGCGCCGTTTAACGCCGCCAAACTCGCGTATTACGGTCTGTATTCGCTTCAGCATCGCGGGCAGGAAAGCGCGGGAATCGCGGTTTCCGACGGTGAAAAAATCGAATCGCACAAAGCGATGGGACTCGTCGCCGACGTGTTTACCGCCGAAAAACTGGAAGAACTGGGCGGGCAGATAGCCGTCGCTCACGTGCTGTATTCCACTTCGGGTGCCGCTCATATCGAAAACGCCCAGCCGTTCGTAAACCGTTTCAAACTCGGCGGAATCGCCGTAGCGCACAACGGAA
This sequence is a window from Treponema brennaborense DSM 12168. Protein-coding genes within it:
- the asd gene encoding aspartate-semialdehyde dehydrogenase, with amino-acid sequence MCAHKIAVGVLGATGMVGQRYIYLLKDHPWFEVTYVAASPRSAGKKYREAVESRWLIGSDVPAGVADLVVQDANDAKLALGACKFVFSALEMDKDAIKALEAAYAAEGIPVVSNASANRWTDDVPMLIPEINPHHLSVIAEQKKHRGWDKGFIAVKPNCSLQSYMMPIFALQQAGYPVKRMIVTTLQATSGAGYPGVPSFDMIDNIVPYIGGEEEKTEREVLKILGTVKDGKIENAAGPLVAAHCNRVPVIDGHTACVSLEFDLPENKKPSLEEIERVWTAFTALPQELALPSAPVQPIIVRHEPNRPQPRRDRENDKGMAVTIGRLRTCPVFDIRFVALSHNTKRGAALGGILNAELLKAKGFFDAL
- the nudC gene encoding NAD(+) diphosphatase, whose protein sequence is MTTQENQNGYTFIFRGNHILVADTNELILPDADAGQKCLEYQLASDWFSEPDYQYTALLLEDSAPEPAGYVWAPLRALFAEQHPASACASRALGLLNWRTKARFCSKCGGPLHDDPAETARTCILCGRTYFPSLSPAMIVLVSKDDKILLARHKQRNTDIFTCLAGYVEHGENLEQCVAREVREEAGIKIANITYVASQSWPFPDQLMLAFTADWKSGELVPEASEIQELCWFSRDKLPSIPKKGSVAYKLIMNEFKNAPLF
- the purC gene encoding phosphoribosylaminoimidazolesuccinocarboxamide synthase, with translation MSIEVNGIVKQDQLYEGKAKKVFATNDPDLVIMEYKDSATAFNGEKKGTIDEKGVLNNTIAAALFEMLNAKGIPTHFITKLNDREVLCKKVSIVPLEVIVRNVAAGSFSKRLGVPEGSALKTTVFEISYKDDALGDPLINDYHAVAIGAATWDELKVIYDLTAKINDILKAFFLSCGVKLIDFKLEFGKDSKGTIILADEISPDTCRFWDAKTNEKLDKDRFRRDLGNVKEAYVEMLNRITGKK
- the purE gene encoding 5-(carboxyamino)imidazole ribonucleotide mutase — encoded protein: MKAAIFFGSKSDTDTMKKAAAVLRDFGVEYSAYVLSAHRSGDLLKRTVSQVEADGTEVIIAGAGLAAHLPGVIASMTVLPVIGVPLECVTPGSNGFAGMDALLSIVQMPKQIPVATVGVNNAANAAYLAVEILAVKYPELRAKLADFRTKLAHDAAENGGLGVTL
- a CDS encoding MATE family efflux transporter, which translates into the protein MKYTIDAKESQRRTDILCGNQWRVIFAVALPLVFYNSLSQIFQFADTLIAAHLSADVVSTVSFISQIQTMLAAIGSGLALGGGIIIARCYGAGDMDEVRKQISTLFFLAIIGGGAVLALIVPFAYPLLALLRMPEDLIAGGTAYLIIEVSGLISVFVNTIYFAIEKSRGNTKAIMVYNTLVLVLKTLLNVVFIYGFKGGMLLLPTATLIANSVVTAAAVRRLRSKKNPFRISFRLCSFKRSTILPILKLSVPVFLEKFVFAFGKVIVNSMSASYGSLTVGALGVSNRIGGLATNPPTGFQEAEATLISQNLGNRNIDRALQIFRKTFCINMLFACVCFILMSVFQTPLVQLFAKGDPAFAEQIRKIYRYERYASILIAASTSVMGLLYGFGYTKISMTLNIVRLFVYRIPPLWILMKWTALDSEAVGIAMLISNGLIGITATAVSIVLVRRIRRQHGGRAITDGFGRKTRSVCG
- a CDS encoding diaminopimelate decarboxylase, yielding MTEKTFPLNHEQLEAAARRFGTPFYIYDERAIRENMRRFTKAFGIFPSFKEYFAVKACPNPYILKILASEGAGADCSSLPELILAEKAGMSGENVMFTSNETPEKEYIYANLKGNVINLDDISHIAYLEKALGALPELLCFRYNPGPLKEGNALIGKPEEAKYGLTREQIFEAYRVCKNKGVKRFGLHTMVASNELNPDYFVETAELLFTLAAELKRKEGVRIEFVDLGGGIGIPYRPGQKAVDYEYVAQRIRAAYDEIIVPAGLDPLAVAWECGRPITGPYGWLVTRALHEKHIYRDYVGVDASMADLMRPGMYGAYHEVTVSGKENAARDRVYDVVGSLCENCDKFAVQRELPEIVPGDLLIIHDAGAHGRAMGFNYNAKLRCGELLLRTDGSIVQIRRNETVDDYFATLDFAGLGAFTV
- a CDS encoding AraC family transcriptional regulator, yielding MRSGTEADGDYRLEETGAGFSFIRKTRAKTNPVRHFHDWWEILFIDSGERTFFYGSRTFHIGAGTFLCIRPGTLHRALNPPDEVCSLYNVYFSNADSAPFRLLEPLLEACAAEPVFPLPSAAAELIAAQFAEIGRELREHRLGAVQKSWGLLYGCLADAARAAADYRAGSGAVGRLYPQDDMNKTAARIIDYLNVSFREPVSLQTAAARFGLSECHIARLLRKETRFSFVEYVHSLRVTEACRLLTTTAKNCTEIADACGFGSITQFGRVFRKHTGCAPREYRAARKNGR
- the dapA gene encoding 4-hydroxy-tetrahydrodipicolinate synthase, which translates into the protein MSKLRGAFTALVTPMFADGSLDYDGFRNLVRYQLDNGITGLLPLGTTGETPTLEAVGEEEKIIDIAVEEVTSYKQKQKRDIPLIVGAGSNNTAEAIRYVQRAKDKGADYALVVTPYYNKPSDEGVFRHFEAVSKIGIPIIVYNIMGRTGKNISTPLLMRIADLPNIAGVKEASGDINQMMEVIAKISRKKSDFCVLSGDDGLTLPLIAAGGDGIISVVSNVAPALISKLTAAALAGDLDTARDIHYRLLPFFKAAFCDGNPTSVKYAMNVKGLPAGGVRLPLVEVSDGAKKTIEAALAECGL